In Xiphophorus couchianus chromosome 24, X_couchianus-1.0, whole genome shotgun sequence, a single genomic region encodes these proteins:
- the LOC114140527 gene encoding leucine-rich repeat flightless-interacting protein 1-like isoform X3, with the protein MGTQGPGRKRIPNRDKLAAEEDALSQIAREAEARLAAKRAARAEAREIRMKELERQQKELFHSTKVGPVLPVLPVLPVPVPASNPLVWSPQKYYGLDNKWGHIEQWMVEEKTDREFTDKGSRTASTLSAATLASLGGASSRRGSCDTSFSVETEASIREMKDSLAEAEEKYRRAMVSNAQLHNDKTALMFQVENLMEELSDVEELLWEARRRWDDATKELERERQAHSVLKVQFSQTEETLRKTNELLTEVSDLRQKSSSYRQEISDLQEALQWKEKKIAALERHREISDIVRIERDQLTDEVVQLRDSLKTHGVVISPDTATNGDADQTEESPSLLAEDSPHSGRESILGKASQQQPADGSKTPQNDPKDNKRSLPQNMISVSDQTRPSREKRNPTEKHPGRNRQTRSKAGKKDPTKKLPVRADGNEANKKQLSKEDPAQKVFRSRLVPPRSAKDIILGNRAMVLGLSAAEKLSSPSEEAITQDASLALQSESSSSETNFEQKHMSTSDLGSQSQDEDRNAEDEVSGFSEEGPSLEAAAESNKSKAEAAGGEEGSIRRTEVSPETKVHFASPPENQSTGEPLQRAAQVHKACPESPKTTSPFPPEEMWTSLVMNVQDLLQGLEDKPGFVVEISRIFSEILMCLHHWISDLENTLRNRVGRESCLNDGGGHESVWPLRGTRLSTWLLTSLTRETAEGPGCEEEHLAGCSASPRVNSARERMEDPSGSSSRVCSTSHDHCTTNDEREMRSRARDVELKAESEASPPDSPLKTVSGDFVFVDLHFSESHKNSTDFRSDSQTHVLTSVKDSKELGGNCSSSAHSSVGQSSFVRRFMEVTAEEIRALAVPELALVGLQEGRRLDRSSVGSTEELSVGDMDSCEEADEEEEVQLLPSQQQNRSTMEDEVQVIAPPLGTMEPETEHEEPGLDSGKNDNTDCKLS; encoded by the exons ATGGGAACCCAGGGCCCGGGCCGGAAGAGGATTCCGAACCGGGACAAGCTGGCTGCGGAGGAGGATGCGCTGAGCCAGATAGCGCGAGAG GCGGAGGCCCGGCTGGCGGCGAAGCGGGCCGCCAGAGCCGAGGCCCGGGAGATCCGGATGAaggagctggagaggcagcagaagGAG CTGTTTCACAGCACCAAGGTAGGTCCAGttctcccagttctcccagtcctcccagtcccTGTTCCTGCCTCTAACCCTCTGGTCTGGTCTCCTCAGAAGTATTATGGTCTGGATAACAAGTGGGGTCACATCGAGCAGTGGATG GTGGAGGAGAAGACGGACCGGGAGTTCACTGACAAG GGCTCCAGGACGGCGTCCACGCTGTCCGCCGCCACACTGGCCTCGCTGGGCGGAGCCTCGTCACGCAGGGGAAGCTGTGACACGTCGTTCTCCGTGGAAACGGAGGCCTCAATCAGAGAGATGAAG GACTCGCTGGCGGAGGCGGAGGAGAAGTACCGCAGGGCCATGGTGTCCAACGCTCAGCTGCACAACGACAAGACGGCGCTGATGTTCCAGGTGGAGAACCTGATGGAGGAGCTGAGCGACGTGGAGGAGCTGCTGTGGGAGGCCCGGCGCCGCTGGGACGACGCCACCaag GAGCTGGAGCGTGAGCGCCAGGCCCACAGCGTCCTGAAGGTCCAGTTCAGTCAAACAGAGGAAACTCTGAGGAAAACCAACGAGCTGCTGACG GAAGTGTCTGATCTGCGTCAGAAGAGCAGCAGCTACCGGCAGGAGATCTCTGACCTGCAGGAAGCTCTGCAGTGGAAGGAGAAGAAGATCGCG GCGTTAGAGCGCCACAGAGAAATCTCCGACATCGTTCGGATCGAACGCGACCAGCTCACAGATGAGGTTGTCCAACTGCGAGACTCACTGAAG ACCCATGGAGTGGTCATCTCTCCTGACACCGCCACCAACGGCGACGCAGACCAGACTGAGGAATCTCCCTCCCTATTGGCCGAGGACTCGCCTCACAGCGGGAGAGAGAGCATACTTG GGAAGGCTTcacagcagcagccagcagatggcagcaaaaCCCCTCAAAATGACCCCAAAGATAACAAAAGGTCACTGCCACAGAACATGATCTCTGTGAGCGACCAAACCAGACCATCCAGAGAAAAACGAAACCCAACTGAGAAACATCCAGGCAGAAACCGACAAACACGGAGCAAGGCAGGTAAAAAGGATCCGACCAAAAAGCTTCCTGTTAGAGCGGACGGAAATGAGGCAAACAAGAAACAGCTTAGCAAAGAAGATCCAGCTCAGAAAGTCTTCAGATCCAGACTTGTTCCACCGCGATCTGCTAAAGACATTATCCTGGGTAACCGAGCCATGGTGTTGGGCCTGTCAGCTGCTGAGAAACTGAGCTCTCCATCTGAGGAGGCGATAACGCAGGACGCCTCTTTGGCTCTGCAAAGTGAATCTTCTTCCTCTGAAACAAACTTTGAACAAAAGCATATGAGTACTTCAGATCTGGGATCCCAAAGTCAAGATGAAGACAGGAATGCGGAAGATGAAGTTTCAGGTTTCAGTGAAGAAGGTCCCAGCCTCGAAGCTGCAGCAGAGTCCAACAAGTCAAAGGCTGAGGCTGCAGGTGGTGAAGAAGGCTCCATCAGGAGGACAGAAGTCAGTCCGGAAACCAAAGTACATTTCGCATCTCCTCCTGAGAACCAAAGTACTGGAGAACCACTCCAAAGAGCTGCTCAGGTGCACAAAGCTTGCCCTGAAAGCCCAAAGACAACATCTCCCTTTCCTCCAGAAGAAATGTGGACCAGTCTGGTGATGAATGTTCAAGATTTGCTCCAAGGACTAGAGGATAAACCAGGGTTTGTAGTAGAAATCTCAAGAATCTTCTCAGAAATCCTGATGTGTCTCCACCACTGGATCTCAGATTTGGAGAACACACTAAGGAACAGAGTAGGACGTGAGTCCTGTCTGAATGATGGAGGTGGACATGAATCAGTGTGGCCATTGAGGGGAACCAGACTCTCCACGTGGCTTCTGACAAGCCTAACCAGAGAAACAGCAGAAGGTCCTGGATGTGAAGAAGAACATCTGGCTGGATGTTCTGCATCACCAAGAGTCAATTCAGCCAGAGAAAGGATGGAGGACCCATCTGGTTCCTCAAGCAGAGTTTGTTCAACTTCTCATGATCATTGTACCACTAATGACGAAAGAGAGATGAGGTCTAGAGCAAGAGACGTGGAGCTGAAAGCTGAGTCGGAAGCCAGTCCACCTGATTCTCCTCTAAAAACCGTGTCTGgcgactttgtttttgttgatttgcatttttctgaatcTCACAAGAACTCAACAGACTTCAGGTCTGACAGTCAAACTCATGTTCTGACTTCTGTCAAAGACTCAAAGGAGCTTGGAGGGAACTGCAGTTCATCAGCACACTCCAGTGTTGGACAAAGTTCCTTCGTCAGGAGGTTCATGGAGGTGACCGCTGAAGAAATCAGGGCCTTGGCTGTTCCTGAGCTGGCTCTGGTGGGCCTCCAGGAGGGACGGCGGCTGGACCGGTCCAGTGTTGGTTCTACTGAGGAGCTGTCGGTTGGAGACATGGACAGCTGTGAGGAGgctgatgaagaagaggaggtcCAACTGCTTCCATCACAGCAACAGAACCGATCCACCATGGAGGATGAGGTCCAGGTTATCGCTCCACCGCTGGGCACCATGgaaccagaaacagaacatGAAGAACCCGGTCTGGACAGCGGGAAAAATGACAACACAGATTGCAAGCTTTCATGA
- the LOC114140527 gene encoding uncharacterized protein LOC114140527 isoform X10 — translation MGTQGPGRKRIPNRDKLAAEEDALSQIAREAEARLAAKRAARAEAREIRMKELERQQKEEDSERYSRLSRRHTSISDDEERMSVGSRGSYRPSDYGGLLASSSRASSRASSARASPVVEEKTDREFTDKGSRTASTLSAATLASLGGASSRRGSCDTSFSVETEASIREMKDSLAEAEEKYRRAMVSNAQLHNDKTALMFQVENLMEELSDVEELLWEARRRWDDATKELERERQAHSVLKVQFSQTEETLRKTNELLTTHGVVISPDTATNGDADQTEESPSLLAEDSPHSGRESILGKASQQQPADGSKTPQNDPKDNKRSLPQNMISVSDQTRPSREKRNPTEKHPGRNRQTRSKAGKKDPTKKLPVRADGNEANKKQLSKEDPAQKVFRSRLVPPRSAKDIILGNRAMVLGLSAAEKLSSPSEEAITQDASLALQSESSSSETNFEQKHMSTSDLGSQSQDEDRNAEDEVSGFSEEGPSLEAAAESNKSKAEAAGGEEGSIRRTEVSPETKVHFASPPENQSTGEPLQRAAQVHKACPESPKTTSPFPPEEMWTSLVMNVQDLLQGLEDKPGFVVEISRIFSEILMCLHHWISDLENTLRNRVGRESCLNDGGGHESVWPLRGTRLSTWLLTSLTRETAEGPGCEEEHLAGCSASPRVNSARERMEDPSGSSSRVCSTSHDHCTTNDEREMRSRARDVELKAESEASPPDSPLKTVSGDFVFVDLHFSESHKNSTDFRSDSQTHVLTSVKDSKELGGNCSSSAHSSVGQSSFVRRFMEVTAEEIRALAVPELALVGLQEGRRLDRSSVGSTEELSVGDMDSCEEADEEEEVQLLPSQQQNRSTMEDEVQVIAPPLGTMEPETEHEEPGLDSGKNDNTDCKLS, via the exons ATGGGAACCCAGGGCCCGGGCCGGAAGAGGATTCCGAACCGGGACAAGCTGGCTGCGGAGGAGGATGCGCTGAGCCAGATAGCGCGAGAG GCGGAGGCCCGGCTGGCGGCGAAGCGGGCCGCCAGAGCCGAGGCCCGGGAGATCCGGATGAaggagctggagaggcagcagaagGAG GAGGACAGCGAGCGTTACTCTCGTCTCTCTCGGAGACACACCTCG ATCTCTGATGATGAGGAGAGAATGTCTGTGGGCAGCCGGGGCAGCTACCGG CCCTCGGACTACGGCGGCCTCCTGGCCTCCAGCTCTCGGGCCTCCTCCAGGGCCAGCTCGGCCCGGGCCAGCCCTGTG GTGGAGGAGAAGACGGACCGGGAGTTCACTGACAAG GGCTCCAGGACGGCGTCCACGCTGTCCGCCGCCACACTGGCCTCGCTGGGCGGAGCCTCGTCACGCAGGGGAAGCTGTGACACGTCGTTCTCCGTGGAAACGGAGGCCTCAATCAGAGAGATGAAG GACTCGCTGGCGGAGGCGGAGGAGAAGTACCGCAGGGCCATGGTGTCCAACGCTCAGCTGCACAACGACAAGACGGCGCTGATGTTCCAGGTGGAGAACCTGATGGAGGAGCTGAGCGACGTGGAGGAGCTGCTGTGGGAGGCCCGGCGCCGCTGGGACGACGCCACCaag GAGCTGGAGCGTGAGCGCCAGGCCCACAGCGTCCTGAAGGTCCAGTTCAGTCAAACAGAGGAAACTCTGAGGAAAACCAACGAGCTGCTGACG ACCCATGGAGTGGTCATCTCTCCTGACACCGCCACCAACGGCGACGCAGACCAGACTGAGGAATCTCCCTCCCTATTGGCCGAGGACTCGCCTCACAGCGGGAGAGAGAGCATACTTG GGAAGGCTTcacagcagcagccagcagatggcagcaaaaCCCCTCAAAATGACCCCAAAGATAACAAAAGGTCACTGCCACAGAACATGATCTCTGTGAGCGACCAAACCAGACCATCCAGAGAAAAACGAAACCCAACTGAGAAACATCCAGGCAGAAACCGACAAACACGGAGCAAGGCAGGTAAAAAGGATCCGACCAAAAAGCTTCCTGTTAGAGCGGACGGAAATGAGGCAAACAAGAAACAGCTTAGCAAAGAAGATCCAGCTCAGAAAGTCTTCAGATCCAGACTTGTTCCACCGCGATCTGCTAAAGACATTATCCTGGGTAACCGAGCCATGGTGTTGGGCCTGTCAGCTGCTGAGAAACTGAGCTCTCCATCTGAGGAGGCGATAACGCAGGACGCCTCTTTGGCTCTGCAAAGTGAATCTTCTTCCTCTGAAACAAACTTTGAACAAAAGCATATGAGTACTTCAGATCTGGGATCCCAAAGTCAAGATGAAGACAGGAATGCGGAAGATGAAGTTTCAGGTTTCAGTGAAGAAGGTCCCAGCCTCGAAGCTGCAGCAGAGTCCAACAAGTCAAAGGCTGAGGCTGCAGGTGGTGAAGAAGGCTCCATCAGGAGGACAGAAGTCAGTCCGGAAACCAAAGTACATTTCGCATCTCCTCCTGAGAACCAAAGTACTGGAGAACCACTCCAAAGAGCTGCTCAGGTGCACAAAGCTTGCCCTGAAAGCCCAAAGACAACATCTCCCTTTCCTCCAGAAGAAATGTGGACCAGTCTGGTGATGAATGTTCAAGATTTGCTCCAAGGACTAGAGGATAAACCAGGGTTTGTAGTAGAAATCTCAAGAATCTTCTCAGAAATCCTGATGTGTCTCCACCACTGGATCTCAGATTTGGAGAACACACTAAGGAACAGAGTAGGACGTGAGTCCTGTCTGAATGATGGAGGTGGACATGAATCAGTGTGGCCATTGAGGGGAACCAGACTCTCCACGTGGCTTCTGACAAGCCTAACCAGAGAAACAGCAGAAGGTCCTGGATGTGAAGAAGAACATCTGGCTGGATGTTCTGCATCACCAAGAGTCAATTCAGCCAGAGAAAGGATGGAGGACCCATCTGGTTCCTCAAGCAGAGTTTGTTCAACTTCTCATGATCATTGTACCACTAATGACGAAAGAGAGATGAGGTCTAGAGCAAGAGACGTGGAGCTGAAAGCTGAGTCGGAAGCCAGTCCACCTGATTCTCCTCTAAAAACCGTGTCTGgcgactttgtttttgttgatttgcatttttctgaatcTCACAAGAACTCAACAGACTTCAGGTCTGACAGTCAAACTCATGTTCTGACTTCTGTCAAAGACTCAAAGGAGCTTGGAGGGAACTGCAGTTCATCAGCACACTCCAGTGTTGGACAAAGTTCCTTCGTCAGGAGGTTCATGGAGGTGACCGCTGAAGAAATCAGGGCCTTGGCTGTTCCTGAGCTGGCTCTGGTGGGCCTCCAGGAGGGACGGCGGCTGGACCGGTCCAGTGTTGGTTCTACTGAGGAGCTGTCGGTTGGAGACATGGACAGCTGTGAGGAGgctgatgaagaagaggaggtcCAACTGCTTCCATCACAGCAACAGAACCGATCCACCATGGAGGATGAGGTCCAGGTTATCGCTCCACCGCTGGGCACCATGgaaccagaaacagaacatGAAGAACCCGGTCTGGACAGCGGGAAAAATGACAACACAGATTGCAAGCTTTCATGA
- the LOC114140527 gene encoding uncharacterized protein LOC114140527 isoform X9 encodes MGTQGPGRKRIPNRDKLAAEEDALSQIAREAEARLAAKRAARAEAREIRMKELERQQKEVEEKTDREFTDKGSRTASTLSAATLASLGGASSRRGSCDTSFSVETEASIREMKDSLAEAEEKYRRAMVSNAQLHNDKTALMFQVENLMEELSDVEELLWEARRRWDDATKELERERQAHSVLKVQFSQTEETLRKTNELLTTHGVVISPDTATNGDADQTEESPSLLAEDSPHSGRESILGKASQQQPADGSKTPQNDPKDNKRSLPQNMISVSDQTRPSREKRNPTEKHPGRNRQTRSKAGKKDPTKKLPVRADGNEANKKQLSKEDPAQKVFRSRLVPPRSAKDIILGNRAMVLGLSAAEKLSSPSEEAITQDASLALQSESSSSETNFEQKHMSTSDLGSQSQDEDRNAEDEVSGFSEEGPSLEAAAESNKSKAEAAGGEEGSIRRTEVSPETKVHFASPPENQSTGEPLQRAAQVHKACPESPKTTSPFPPEEMWTSLVMNVQDLLQGLEDKPGFVVEISRIFSEILMCLHHWISDLENTLRNRVGRESCLNDGGGHESVWPLRGTRLSTWLLTSLTRETAEGPGCEEEHLAGCSASPRVNSARERMEDPSGSSSRVCSTSHDHCTTNDEREMRSRARDVELKAESEASPPDSPLKTVSGDFVFVDLHFSESHKNSTDFRSDSQTHVLTSVKDSKELGGNCSSSAHSSVGQSSFVRRFMEVTAEEIRALAVPELALVGLQEGRRLDRSSVGSTEELSVGDMDSCEEADEEEEVQLLPSQQQNRSTMEDEVQVIAPPLGTMEPETEHEEPGLDSGKNDNTDCKLS; translated from the exons ATGGGAACCCAGGGCCCGGGCCGGAAGAGGATTCCGAACCGGGACAAGCTGGCTGCGGAGGAGGATGCGCTGAGCCAGATAGCGCGAGAG GCGGAGGCCCGGCTGGCGGCGAAGCGGGCCGCCAGAGCCGAGGCCCGGGAGATCCGGATGAaggagctggagaggcagcagaagGAG GTGGAGGAGAAGACGGACCGGGAGTTCACTGACAAG GGCTCCAGGACGGCGTCCACGCTGTCCGCCGCCACACTGGCCTCGCTGGGCGGAGCCTCGTCACGCAGGGGAAGCTGTGACACGTCGTTCTCCGTGGAAACGGAGGCCTCAATCAGAGAGATGAAG GACTCGCTGGCGGAGGCGGAGGAGAAGTACCGCAGGGCCATGGTGTCCAACGCTCAGCTGCACAACGACAAGACGGCGCTGATGTTCCAGGTGGAGAACCTGATGGAGGAGCTGAGCGACGTGGAGGAGCTGCTGTGGGAGGCCCGGCGCCGCTGGGACGACGCCACCaag GAGCTGGAGCGTGAGCGCCAGGCCCACAGCGTCCTGAAGGTCCAGTTCAGTCAAACAGAGGAAACTCTGAGGAAAACCAACGAGCTGCTGACG ACCCATGGAGTGGTCATCTCTCCTGACACCGCCACCAACGGCGACGCAGACCAGACTGAGGAATCTCCCTCCCTATTGGCCGAGGACTCGCCTCACAGCGGGAGAGAGAGCATACTTG GGAAGGCTTcacagcagcagccagcagatggcagcaaaaCCCCTCAAAATGACCCCAAAGATAACAAAAGGTCACTGCCACAGAACATGATCTCTGTGAGCGACCAAACCAGACCATCCAGAGAAAAACGAAACCCAACTGAGAAACATCCAGGCAGAAACCGACAAACACGGAGCAAGGCAGGTAAAAAGGATCCGACCAAAAAGCTTCCTGTTAGAGCGGACGGAAATGAGGCAAACAAGAAACAGCTTAGCAAAGAAGATCCAGCTCAGAAAGTCTTCAGATCCAGACTTGTTCCACCGCGATCTGCTAAAGACATTATCCTGGGTAACCGAGCCATGGTGTTGGGCCTGTCAGCTGCTGAGAAACTGAGCTCTCCATCTGAGGAGGCGATAACGCAGGACGCCTCTTTGGCTCTGCAAAGTGAATCTTCTTCCTCTGAAACAAACTTTGAACAAAAGCATATGAGTACTTCAGATCTGGGATCCCAAAGTCAAGATGAAGACAGGAATGCGGAAGATGAAGTTTCAGGTTTCAGTGAAGAAGGTCCCAGCCTCGAAGCTGCAGCAGAGTCCAACAAGTCAAAGGCTGAGGCTGCAGGTGGTGAAGAAGGCTCCATCAGGAGGACAGAAGTCAGTCCGGAAACCAAAGTACATTTCGCATCTCCTCCTGAGAACCAAAGTACTGGAGAACCACTCCAAAGAGCTGCTCAGGTGCACAAAGCTTGCCCTGAAAGCCCAAAGACAACATCTCCCTTTCCTCCAGAAGAAATGTGGACCAGTCTGGTGATGAATGTTCAAGATTTGCTCCAAGGACTAGAGGATAAACCAGGGTTTGTAGTAGAAATCTCAAGAATCTTCTCAGAAATCCTGATGTGTCTCCACCACTGGATCTCAGATTTGGAGAACACACTAAGGAACAGAGTAGGACGTGAGTCCTGTCTGAATGATGGAGGTGGACATGAATCAGTGTGGCCATTGAGGGGAACCAGACTCTCCACGTGGCTTCTGACAAGCCTAACCAGAGAAACAGCAGAAGGTCCTGGATGTGAAGAAGAACATCTGGCTGGATGTTCTGCATCACCAAGAGTCAATTCAGCCAGAGAAAGGATGGAGGACCCATCTGGTTCCTCAAGCAGAGTTTGTTCAACTTCTCATGATCATTGTACCACTAATGACGAAAGAGAGATGAGGTCTAGAGCAAGAGACGTGGAGCTGAAAGCTGAGTCGGAAGCCAGTCCACCTGATTCTCCTCTAAAAACCGTGTCTGgcgactttgtttttgttgatttgcatttttctgaatcTCACAAGAACTCAACAGACTTCAGGTCTGACAGTCAAACTCATGTTCTGACTTCTGTCAAAGACTCAAAGGAGCTTGGAGGGAACTGCAGTTCATCAGCACACTCCAGTGTTGGACAAAGTTCCTTCGTCAGGAGGTTCATGGAGGTGACCGCTGAAGAAATCAGGGCCTTGGCTGTTCCTGAGCTGGCTCTGGTGGGCCTCCAGGAGGGACGGCGGCTGGACCGGTCCAGTGTTGGTTCTACTGAGGAGCTGTCGGTTGGAGACATGGACAGCTGTGAGGAGgctgatgaagaagaggaggtcCAACTGCTTCCATCACAGCAACAGAACCGATCCACCATGGAGGATGAGGTCCAGGTTATCGCTCCACCGCTGGGCACCATGgaaccagaaacagaacatGAAGAACCCGGTCTGGACAGCGGGAAAAATGACAACACAGATTGCAAGCTTTCATGA
- the LOC114140527 gene encoding leucine-rich repeat flightless-interacting protein 1-like isoform X5, whose translation MGTQGPGRKRIPNRDKLAAEEDALSQIAREAEARLAAKRAARAEAREIRMKELERQQKELFHSTKKYYGLDNKWGHIEQWMVEEKTDREFTDKGSRTASTLSAATLASLGGASSRRGSCDTSFSVETEASIREMKDSLAEAEEKYRRAMVSNAQLHNDKTALMFQVENLMEELSDVEELLWEARRRWDDATKELERERQAHSVLKVQFSQTEETLRKTNELLTEVSDLRQKSSSYRQEISDLQEALQWKEKKIAALERHREISDIVRIERDQLTDEVVQLRDSLKTHGVVISPDTATNGDADQTEESPSLLAEDSPHSGRESILGKASQQQPADGSKTPQNDPKDNKRSLPQNMISVSDQTRPSREKRNPTEKHPGRNRQTRSKAGKKDPTKKLPVRADGNEANKKQLSKEDPAQKVFRSRLVPPRSAKDIILGNRAMVLGLSAAEKLSSPSEEAITQDASLALQSESSSSETNFEQKHMSTSDLGSQSQDEDRNAEDEVSGFSEEGPSLEAAAESNKSKAEAAGGEEGSIRRTEVSPETKVHFASPPENQSTGEPLQRAAQVHKACPESPKTTSPFPPEEMWTSLVMNVQDLLQGLEDKPGFVVEISRIFSEILMCLHHWISDLENTLRNRVGRESCLNDGGGHESVWPLRGTRLSTWLLTSLTRETAEGPGCEEEHLAGCSASPRVNSARERMEDPSGSSSRVCSTSHDHCTTNDEREMRSRARDVELKAESEASPPDSPLKTVSGDFVFVDLHFSESHKNSTDFRSDSQTHVLTSVKDSKELGGNCSSSAHSSVGQSSFVRRFMEVTAEEIRALAVPELALVGLQEGRRLDRSSVGSTEELSVGDMDSCEEADEEEEVQLLPSQQQNRSTMEDEVQVIAPPLGTMEPETEHEEPGLDSGKNDNTDCKLS comes from the exons ATGGGAACCCAGGGCCCGGGCCGGAAGAGGATTCCGAACCGGGACAAGCTGGCTGCGGAGGAGGATGCGCTGAGCCAGATAGCGCGAGAG GCGGAGGCCCGGCTGGCGGCGAAGCGGGCCGCCAGAGCCGAGGCCCGGGAGATCCGGATGAaggagctggagaggcagcagaagGAG CTGTTTCACAGCACCAAG AAGTATTATGGTCTGGATAACAAGTGGGGTCACATCGAGCAGTGGATG GTGGAGGAGAAGACGGACCGGGAGTTCACTGACAAG GGCTCCAGGACGGCGTCCACGCTGTCCGCCGCCACACTGGCCTCGCTGGGCGGAGCCTCGTCACGCAGGGGAAGCTGTGACACGTCGTTCTCCGTGGAAACGGAGGCCTCAATCAGAGAGATGAAG GACTCGCTGGCGGAGGCGGAGGAGAAGTACCGCAGGGCCATGGTGTCCAACGCTCAGCTGCACAACGACAAGACGGCGCTGATGTTCCAGGTGGAGAACCTGATGGAGGAGCTGAGCGACGTGGAGGAGCTGCTGTGGGAGGCCCGGCGCCGCTGGGACGACGCCACCaag GAGCTGGAGCGTGAGCGCCAGGCCCACAGCGTCCTGAAGGTCCAGTTCAGTCAAACAGAGGAAACTCTGAGGAAAACCAACGAGCTGCTGACG GAAGTGTCTGATCTGCGTCAGAAGAGCAGCAGCTACCGGCAGGAGATCTCTGACCTGCAGGAAGCTCTGCAGTGGAAGGAGAAGAAGATCGCG GCGTTAGAGCGCCACAGAGAAATCTCCGACATCGTTCGGATCGAACGCGACCAGCTCACAGATGAGGTTGTCCAACTGCGAGACTCACTGAAG ACCCATGGAGTGGTCATCTCTCCTGACACCGCCACCAACGGCGACGCAGACCAGACTGAGGAATCTCCCTCCCTATTGGCCGAGGACTCGCCTCACAGCGGGAGAGAGAGCATACTTG GGAAGGCTTcacagcagcagccagcagatggcagcaaaaCCCCTCAAAATGACCCCAAAGATAACAAAAGGTCACTGCCACAGAACATGATCTCTGTGAGCGACCAAACCAGACCATCCAGAGAAAAACGAAACCCAACTGAGAAACATCCAGGCAGAAACCGACAAACACGGAGCAAGGCAGGTAAAAAGGATCCGACCAAAAAGCTTCCTGTTAGAGCGGACGGAAATGAGGCAAACAAGAAACAGCTTAGCAAAGAAGATCCAGCTCAGAAAGTCTTCAGATCCAGACTTGTTCCACCGCGATCTGCTAAAGACATTATCCTGGGTAACCGAGCCATGGTGTTGGGCCTGTCAGCTGCTGAGAAACTGAGCTCTCCATCTGAGGAGGCGATAACGCAGGACGCCTCTTTGGCTCTGCAAAGTGAATCTTCTTCCTCTGAAACAAACTTTGAACAAAAGCATATGAGTACTTCAGATCTGGGATCCCAAAGTCAAGATGAAGACAGGAATGCGGAAGATGAAGTTTCAGGTTTCAGTGAAGAAGGTCCCAGCCTCGAAGCTGCAGCAGAGTCCAACAAGTCAAAGGCTGAGGCTGCAGGTGGTGAAGAAGGCTCCATCAGGAGGACAGAAGTCAGTCCGGAAACCAAAGTACATTTCGCATCTCCTCCTGAGAACCAAAGTACTGGAGAACCACTCCAAAGAGCTGCTCAGGTGCACAAAGCTTGCCCTGAAAGCCCAAAGACAACATCTCCCTTTCCTCCAGAAGAAATGTGGACCAGTCTGGTGATGAATGTTCAAGATTTGCTCCAAGGACTAGAGGATAAACCAGGGTTTGTAGTAGAAATCTCAAGAATCTTCTCAGAAATCCTGATGTGTCTCCACCACTGGATCTCAGATTTGGAGAACACACTAAGGAACAGAGTAGGACGTGAGTCCTGTCTGAATGATGGAGGTGGACATGAATCAGTGTGGCCATTGAGGGGAACCAGACTCTCCACGTGGCTTCTGACAAGCCTAACCAGAGAAACAGCAGAAGGTCCTGGATGTGAAGAAGAACATCTGGCTGGATGTTCTGCATCACCAAGAGTCAATTCAGCCAGAGAAAGGATGGAGGACCCATCTGGTTCCTCAAGCAGAGTTTGTTCAACTTCTCATGATCATTGTACCACTAATGACGAAAGAGAGATGAGGTCTAGAGCAAGAGACGTGGAGCTGAAAGCTGAGTCGGAAGCCAGTCCACCTGATTCTCCTCTAAAAACCGTGTCTGgcgactttgtttttgttgatttgcatttttctgaatcTCACAAGAACTCAACAGACTTCAGGTCTGACAGTCAAACTCATGTTCTGACTTCTGTCAAAGACTCAAAGGAGCTTGGAGGGAACTGCAGTTCATCAGCACACTCCAGTGTTGGACAAAGTTCCTTCGTCAGGAGGTTCATGGAGGTGACCGCTGAAGAAATCAGGGCCTTGGCTGTTCCTGAGCTGGCTCTGGTGGGCCTCCAGGAGGGACGGCGGCTGGACCGGTCCAGTGTTGGTTCTACTGAGGAGCTGTCGGTTGGAGACATGGACAGCTGTGAGGAGgctgatgaagaagaggaggtcCAACTGCTTCCATCACAGCAACAGAACCGATCCACCATGGAGGATGAGGTCCAGGTTATCGCTCCACCGCTGGGCACCATGgaaccagaaacagaacatGAAGAACCCGGTCTGGACAGCGGGAAAAATGACAACACAGATTGCAAGCTTTCATGA